The segment cccccctccctctctctccctccatttctctctctctctctctctctctctctctctctctctctctctctctctctctcgtcctccCAGTTCTCCCGGCCCGGGCCCCAGTGCTCGCCCCTGCACCTCAGCGCCCAGTGGCAGTGCGGGGCGACGCTCACGCAGGTCTCCGTGGAGTACGGCTACCGGCCGGGCGCCACGGCCGTGCCCACGCCGCTCACCAACGTGCAGATCCTGCTGCCCGTGGCCGAGCCGGTGACCGGCGTCCGCCTGCAGCCGGCCGCCACCTGGTGAGGGCGCGCGAGCCCGGGGCGGGGCCCCCAGCCGCCTCCCCCGGGGCCCCCGCTCGGGCGCACCCATGAGCAACTCTGACCCAGCGCCTCTCCCTGCCAGGAACCTGGACGAGAAGCGGCTCGTGTGGAAGCTTCCAGATGTGTCCGAGGCGGGGGGTGCGTTCCCGCTGCTCTGGGAGGGCCGGGGACTCCCCCCGGGGAGAGCCAGACTGTGCTGGGGGCACCAGGGAGGCGTGAGACCCGAGGAGAGGGCTTGGGGGCGGGGTCAGCAGgcgcaaaggccctggggcaccGCCGCTGACCCCAGGCCTCCGCAGGCTCGGGCCGCCTGTCCGCCAGCTGGGAGCCCCTGTCGGGGCCCAGCACGCCCAGCCCCGTGGCCGCACAGTTCACCAGCGAGGGGGCCACGCTGTCCGGAGTGGACGTGGAACTGGTGGGCAGCGGCTACCGCATGTCGCTTGTCAAGAGAAGATTCGCCACAGGTGCGGGCCTGACTGCGCATGCTCCGGCCGCTGCCGGCGCTGGGGGACCCCCGCCAGActcgggtgggggcggggccacaAAGGGGCGGAGTCGGGGAGGGCGTCGGGGATTGGCCGCCGGAAGTGCACATGCTCACGGAGtggggggcctggagggggcggggaggaggcggCTCTGGGCCCCCCCCCAGCTCAGCGCCGCCCCCGCAGGGATGTACGTGGTCAGCTCCTGAGCCCACGAGacctcggccgccgccgccccgcacTGCGTCCTGGTGctcgccgcccgccccgcccgccccctgcCCGCGGGACCCGCGCCCaggggccgcccccgcccccgcccccgcccggccgcgCCCGCTCCTGCCCACGCCGCACGCGGCCTGGCCTCGTCCTGTTCTTTGAATAAacactttattttctaataaaatccCAAGGACAAGTGTTCTTGCTATGAGAAATCTCCGGGGTGGGCGACAAGGtggaggggcgggggcgaggcCTCGGGTCAGGCCAGCCCCACCCCGGAGGCAGGGAGCCGGGCAGGGTgcccccaggagggagggaggcgggcaTGGGCGTCCCCAGCCCCCCCGGGAGGGAAGGAGCCAAGCTCGGGCGCCCCCAGAGTCTCCGGGCTGGACAAGCCCGGGCTCCCGAGCAGTgcggcagggctgtggggagtgGGGTTTTGAGCTATGCGTAGGAGTTTGCAAGAGGGACCCGGGCaccccaggcagaagcctggcACGTTGGGTTTCCATTCTGGGCAGTTAGCGGAGCCAAGCGCATTCATGGAGCGCCTGCTGTAACCAGGCCGGGCGGACGCGGCTCTTAGAATTCGGTTTCTGGAGAGGCCGCCGGCCTGGGTTTGGACCTGTGTTTCCAGACCTGCGGGGGGGGGCTGGGTACCCCCAATGACTCAATGACTCAAGCTGAGCccgcgaggggcggggcggggctgtctGGGAAGCCGAGATCCAGCCCCAGGCTCGGGGGCTCGGGTCAGGGCCGCACGCGCGCCCCCTGCAGGCGGgggaggcccctgcacctgcggccGCCTGGCTCAGAGCTCTGAGCCGGCCGCTCCTGGACCCCGGCCTATCTGATACGCGGCCGGAAGCTGGCAGGCCTTTAAATTCTCTTCCCTCGGGTTACAGCGAGGCTGGGCGCCCCGGGTGGTGATAATCCCTAACGGCTGCGGGTGACACACGCCCTTGTCACCTGCCTCTGTCACCtccggggagggcggggcctgtgAACTGGCCCAGGCCGGTGTCCCCaaaggccagggccgggccaaagacaggagcttcttcccggtctcccacgcgggtgcagggtcccaaggacttgggccatcttctactgctttcccaggccacagcagagagctgcactggaagtggagcagccgggactcgaacccgcgtcCCTGTGGGatacgggcactgcaggcagcggctttacccgctcggccacagcgccggcccctcaacatTTTCAATGTGGGTGCAAAACAGCCACCCCTGGTCCAGCTCCAAACCTGCTGCCTCCGGGGGGTGCACATGCGCGGGGACCCCTCCCCCAGTGGGCTCCAGGCCCACCCGCTACACCCCACGCGCCCAGCGGCCCCTCCCTGGTCAGTGGGGGCAGCGGGCCAGCCGGAAGGGGAGGTACCaggtggagctggggcaggggcggggcctgctctCGGAGCCCCCACCCTGTTTGCTTCCTGTTCACCCGCATCGAAGTCCGCGCCTGCGTGCGCGCGAAAGGGCGGGTGCGGGTGCCCCGAGGATGCGGAGTCCGCCGCCCCCACCTCTAGGAGATGAGGATCCccgatggagaaactgaggcacggccAGGGCACGCACACGCGCGGAGTGAGGAGAGcgagggaaggggcggggccgccCGCACCCCTGGAAGCTTCTGGGACCCAGACTGCGCACGCGGCGCGGGGCTGGAACCCGTGCCCACCGCAACCCTCCCGCAGCCTctcccagcgccagccccgcgcCCGCACCGCTAGGCTCAGCCTGAAAAGTTCTGGAATCTTCgaacgccccctccccccacgcccTGCAGAGGCCGAAGGAGTCACcgggctccccctcccctcccgcgcAGAACGCAAGCTGGGGGGTAGGGGGCCTGGGATGGGGGTGCTGCCTGCAGCGGGGTGGGGTGCGCATGGTCCCGGGACAGGGCAGGGCGgagcggccgggggcggggctggaggcggggcggggctggtgtGGGGGGATgggcggggctggaggtggggcagaGCAGCGTGGAGTGGGCAGGGGCCGGTGGGGACCGCAGGAGGCCGGAGGGGGGAAGGGCGTGGTCCAGGGACCGAGCGGGGCAGCGTCGgtagggaggggcggggccgggggcgggtcGGGGCCGGCGTTggtgggaaggggcggggccgggggcggggccggcggggacTTGGCCTCCGCTGGGGGGGAAACCCGGGTCAGCTGTGTGTCCGGCGGGAAGCAGCGAGGTCTCTGGCGGCCCCGGGGCTCGTGTCCACCTGCGGACGCGGCCCTCGGTTCGCAAGGCAGCGGCGGCCAGGGCTCACGCCGTCTTCTCGGGGGTGAGTGCTGGGGGGGGTCCCCAGGACCCGGCGGCGCCcggcggtggggggaggggggagggagactcCGGGCTCCGGAGGCGCCCCCGGCGCGTCTACACCGCGCCGACCCGGTTCCGTGCGCGCCACCCCCAGCGTCTCCAAACTCAGCGGGGCCGAACCTGCGCTCCAGGGCCCCGGAGTTGCCGGGCGACCCgcgccggggcggggtgggggtgggggtgggcggcgCGTGGAGCCCTTGGCAACCCGCTTGCTCCTGGACGCGCGGGCCCCGCACAGGTCTCCAGCCCTCGCCCGACCCCGCCGCACCCCGTGGAAGGGGCGGCTCTGAGCTCGGagcgtgcctcagtttccccacccgCCCTGCCTTCGCCCCCCGCGGTGGGGTGTGAACGGGGCTCATTTCTGACCCTGCGTGTTCGAGTCGGGCCGGGAGGTAAACGAAGTCGGGGcgctcggccgccgccgccctgCGAACTCGGGGGTCAGGGGGCCGCCCTGTGTTTGGTGGTGGGGTTTTCCCCGCAGCCACCGCCCcgggcccggccgccgccgccgcctcccgcggCCTGTGCGGATCGGGAGAACAGGTGCGGCCCCTCGGTGTTTGCGCGGCCCGCGGGGCGTGACGGCTCCGGCCCGGGCGCTGGGGGCCGCCTGCCGCCTCCCTGCGGAATCCGGCCCGGCCGGCTCGgccccagacccccccccccgcgggcGGGGCTGTCACCCGCGGCTCCGCCTCTTCCGGGTGGGATTCTGGCTGGCCTTGGTTGCTTCCTGGGACAGGAGGCTCATCACCGACAGAGCAACCCCAAGGGGCGGCCTCCACTGAGTACCTCAGTTTCCCTGGGAGCCGGCGGGGGGGGGAGCTCAGTGGCAGCTCCCCCGCGGGGATGTCCGGGTCGCCTGGTCCTCCTCCCAACGCCACCGTGGCTGGGGCTCCGCCCCCTcagccctggaggggaggggtctgCGGCGCCCCGGGCTGTGcggcctgcctcagtttccccgtctaGGGAATGACCCCTTCGAACGCCTCTGGGCGGGGGCTGGCGCGCAGCAGGAGCTCGGGTCCAGCCGCCCTGCACCTGCGCAGGTCCCGGGCAGCTCccgcggtgggggaggggtcggCTCAGCCGGTGAGTCACCCggggcctgggaaatcagggcGGGAAGGGCGGGCGCTGCCCCGGCCCTGGCACCGACGCCTCCCCGGGCCCTCACGAACCTGCTCCGGGATTTATCTTTACTGTCTCGTCTCCTTGTAAAACCGGGCCAGACCGGTGCCGACCGGCGCGGGGCCTCCCTGGGGCTCTGCTCAGTGGCTGGGTCGGGGCCAGGGAAGCGGGGAGCCCTGGGCCTGTCCGGAACCCCCAGGCCTCGGAGTCCCTGAGGACGGCGACACGGGACGGGAGGCAGGCGGGCGTCCGAGGAGCAAGCCAAGGGTCGGGAACACGCGTGCGCGCACGTACCCGCCCTGCCTCCGTGTTCTCACTTGGGAAGTGGGCACATAGCAGCCCCGCCCACcatggagcaggggccgggggccagggTGTGCCATCGGATTGCCAGCTGCTTGCCCTGGGGgggtccagcctggagcccaggggctAGCCTGGGCCATCACCCGGGTCAGTGGGAGTCAGCGCTGCCTGTGGCTTCACCCCTCCCAGGCGACTCAAGCTCATTAATATTCAGCAGCTCACCACCATTTGAGGCATAGGGGCCTAGGGACATAGGGGAGGAGCCAGATCAGCTAGTGGCTCGTGAATATTCAGCACCTCGTGAATATGCAGTAGCTCATTACTGTGCAGcggcactgcagggagctggatgggaagtggagcagccgggactcgaacccggccCTCCGATGTCCTCACGGTCGCATCAGCCCAGCCCCGGGCTCAGCGTCTTATCTCGCCCAATCCCTGCTGGGTCTTCCCGGGGCGGGACCAGGGACTGGTgtcaggggccagggctgctgccagcCGCCCTGGGTGTGGGGGCGGGACTAGCGCCTCCATGAAAAGCTGCCACAGAGGATTGGAGAGAGGAGAGCTGGGAGGCTGGCAgcggcaggtgcaaaggccctgaggctgcACTGGGCCTGGGTGAGTGAGGGGCAGCCTGGCgggggggaagagacagagggtgTGCAGCCGGGAGATGCGGTGGCCACACCTTGCGGGAGCTCCCGGGTCCTGGCCAGCGACAGGAAGTGGCTTTTCCACACAGGCTGCAGGGAGCCGCCCGACAAACAGCCCCGGCCTGAGGGCCAGCCCCTCCACTCCGCCCTGGTGCTGCCAGCCTCGGCCTAGGCCTCGGCCCCGACCCCAGACACCCAGTCCTGCTCAGCACCCCCGGCCCCTCCACGATGCACCCCACACCGcgagccccggccccgcccacgaTGCACCCCACACCTcgagccccggccccgcccacgaTGCAACCCCCACCTTGAGCCCCGGTCCCGCCCACGATGCACCCCACACCTCGAGCTgtggctgccccagggcctttgcactgctgTGCCTCCCCCCCCCCTGCAGCGGCTCCGCCCATTTCTCGGGACCGGGGGCTCCTTCCTCCCTCGCTGGCTgctgacggggggggggggcggcagagCGGTGGCTGCGCCTCCGTGTCGGGTATACAGTCGGCGCTCAGGAGGTGCCCGCCGCGGCCCCGCGCTCCCGGGTGGCCGAGCAGGTGCGGCGCTGGCTGGGGGGGGGTCTCCGTCCGGACGCCATGAGCTGCTTCCTTGTGTCAGATTCTGGAAGTTTCTGAGGTCATGGAAAGTGCGGGGTGGGCAGACTGCCCGGATGGAGTGCCAATcgtatataaagattttatttggaaggcagaggagagggagagacggattgatcttccatccgctgggtcacgcCCAGACTACCGTAACGGCCGGGGCCGCGCCAATCCGGAgccgggggccaggagctccatccgggtctcccacgcaggtgcaggggcccagggacttgggccatcctccactgctttcccaggccacagcagagagctggatgggaagtggagcagccgggactcgaacccagcttTACCCGccgggccacagcgccggccccaatgaatgaatgaatgactgtgAGATGTGTTTTTGGGCCAAGATTCCTTCTTGTGATGGTGGCCCAGAGTGGGCTGTTTCCATGGCAACGGGCGGCGTCCCCTGCTGGTCCCTCCTGGTAAAGCCGCCCCTGCAGCTCTCGGGACCCACAGCCCAGCGGGGCGCCCAGGAAGGGTCAAGGGACGAGCTCCTGGCGGGACCCGAACCCGGGTACTCGGACGTGGcccgtgggaggcccggatggagccccaggctcctggcccggccctggctgtgtggggccaggagccagtgggtggaagacccctccccctctctctgcccctcccccttcgATCCCTCCCCGCTCCTGTCACTCAAGGGGCCCCTTCCTCTCGGCCCagacctggccccgcccctcccgggcgCTCCTGCGTGTTCGGGGACAACAAACCCCCAAATCCTCTCCATCGCCTTTTCCTATGCTAATAAGGGGACAGGGCGGGGCCGGGActttcagccccacccccagccgggacaggggagcagggggcgggACTGAGGGCCACTGCCCCGCAGTGGGGGTGCGAGGGGGGTAGGGCCCGTGACTGGCAGTGGACACGGGTGTGCCTGGATCTGAGTCGGGGTCCTGAGTGAactgctggggggctgggggtgcggagggggcgggggcgaggcTGCCGGCCTTGGGGGTCCGGGGTGCCCTCAGCCTGGGGtcttcccccgccccctcccattTTTCTCCGCCctgccccggcggcggcggctgacGGAGCTCTGTCCCCCGCAGGAGCGTGCGAGCGCCCGCCGAGAGCCCCGCGGGCCCCGGGCCGGCCAGGATGCGCTGCCCGCGGCCCCTGCGCGCGGACGCGGGCCTCGTGCTGGCCCTGGGCGCCCTGGCGCTCCTGGTGCTGCTGGGCCTGCACGTGGCGCCGCCGGGCTGCCCGGCCGCGGAGCCGCCGCGCGTCCCCCGCGAGGCGCCCACGCGGCCCACATTGGCCTCGCCCCCGCTCCCGGCGCCCTGCGTGGCCAACGCGTCGGTGGCGGCGCACCCCGAGTTCAAGGCGCAGCCGGCGCACGTGCGTGACTTCCTGCTCTACCGGCACTGCCGCGCCTTCCCGCTGCTGCAGGACGCCCCGCGCGACAAGTGCGCCGGGCCCGTGTTCCTGCTGCTCGCCATCAAGTCCTCGCCTGGCAACTACGAGCGCCGCGAACTCGTGCGCCGCACCTGGGGCCGCGAGCGGCGCGTGCGGGGCGCGCAGCTGCGCCGCCTCTTCCTCGTGGGCACGGCGGCCGGCGCGCACGAGGCCCGCAAGGTGAACCGGCTGCTGGCGCTGGAGGCGGAGGCGCACGGCGACATCCTGCAGTGGGCCTTCCACGACTCCTTCTTCAACCTCACGCTCAAGCAggtgcgcggggcggggcggggcggagggaggCACgcgctcccaccccaccccacccccacctcctccccccaggGAGctccccacacagccagggcggggccaaggccaagccgggagctccatccgggtctcccgcgcaagtgcagggtcccagggacttgggccagcctctgcagggcgctgggtgggaagtggagcagccgggcctcgaacccgAGTCCCCGCGGGAagctcagccccgcccccgcccgcgcaGGTGCTGTTCCTGGAGTGGCAGGGCCACAGGTGCGCGGACGCCAGCTTCGTGCTGAACGGCGACGACGACGTGTTTGCGCACACGGACAACATGGTGGCCTACCTGCAGAGCCAGGACCCCGGCCACCACCTCTTCGTGGGCCACCTCATCCGGAACGTGGGCCCCATCCGCGCGCCCTGGAGCAAGTACTTCGTGCCCAAGCTGCTGATGGCGCAGGAGCGCTACCCGCCCtactgcggcggcggcggcttccTGCTCTCGCGCTTCACGGCCGCCGCGCTGCGCCGTGCCGCGCCTGCGCTCGACCTCTTCCCCATCGACGACGTCTTCCTGGGCATGTgcctgcagcgcgccggcctcgagCCCGCCGCGCACAGCGGCGTGCGCACCGGCGGCCTGCGCGCGCCCTCCGCCGCCCTCTCCTCCTTCGACCCCTGCTTCTACCGGGAGCTGCTGCTCGTGCACCGCTTCCTGCCCTACGAACTCCTGCTCATGTGGGAGGCGCTCAACCAGCCCGACCTGGCCTGCGGCCGCCGGGCCCGCATCTACtgagcgccccgccccgcccgggcgCACACGGAGGACACCTACCCCGGGACACTCATCCTCCCCCCACCAGGCGCTCAGGGCGCCGGGCCGGGGAGGGGTGGATAACATGGAGTAGGTGGTTGGTGCACTCCTAGGCATCCCGCAAAACCCCCCTGGTCGTGCTCAGACCCCGGTCCCTAGGCTCCCGGTGGCTGGGACTATGGCGCTATGAAGCCTCCAACGCATCAGGGCCGAGTGCCTTTGCCAGCCTTGTCCCCAGGCAGCGGACAGCGCCCGAGGCCACCCAGGCTCAAGGTCCGCCCAGGACTCCTCTGGCCTCAGGTGCCGCTGGGAGACAAGGTTCCCGGGCCAGGGACAGAGGGGCCCCTGTTAGCACCGCGGGGGCCTCTGGGATGTGGCGGGAGGGGCCCGGGCCTGCGCTGGCCCCCAGCATCTGTGGGAGCTCCGAGCTTTGGAGGTCCCCTGTGGAAGACTTGCTCCCCACCCTCGGGTGCCCGAAGAACGCAGGGAACGGCCTGGGCGCTGGGGGAGCGGGGGCGGGCCAGGTCAGCACGCGCATGCGCCCGGGGAGGCGGGGGGCCCGGCCTCTGACAGGTGTGCGGACTCCGGCTGGGCAGCGGATCCTCAGGgaattaaatgtttttgtttttgtttttgtttttttgcaaagACCTGGGGCTTGGTATTTTGTAGCTCGCAATAAAGCGCTTGGACAGGGTTTTCCCGGCCGGAAATTGGCACCGGCGAAAATTAAACAAGACCAAGGAcggcggcgggggcggcagcccccaccccaccccggggggcGCGCCTGCCCCCCTCCGCCCCGGCCCCCCGCGGTCCTCAGCTCCTGTCGCCCCGCCCCGGCTCCGACGaggcctctcccacccccacccctacccgcTGGCGCACCCCccgaagggctgggccaggatggaggagcgagcgagcgagcgggtACTATGAGAATTCTGCTGGGAATCGTTTATTGGCTGCCGCAGAGGGAGCGGGAAGTGGGGagcggggagtggggagtgggggcgTCGCAAAGGCCGGGAGGCCGGTGTTGGGGCGGCTCCGGGACGTCTGACCCCCCAGCGCCTGGACATCTGGATTCGGGTGCGTGTTGACGGCGCGTCGGCTTCCCGGAGGGCAGGCGGGGCGAGGTGTGAGCCCCCCCGTCGCAGGAGGAAACCAAGGGACGCCGGGCGTCGTGGCGCTGTCTCAGCCCTGTCCCCCCCGGCGGCGTCagtggggacacagggacaccaGGTCCTGGCGGTCGCAGCCGCGGAGGCAGCACCGGAGCGCGGGGTTGTCCCCTGCGGCGCGGCGGCGCCGagagccccggggcgggggctgcgggTCGCCGTCGGCCGCTGCCAGCGCGTGGAGGAGGTGCGGGCCCTCCAGCCACCGCAGCAGGTCCCCTGGGGACGTAGCAGAGGGCAGAGGTCACCGCTTGCGCCCTGGGCCAGGGGACCCGGCAGAACCTCCCTCCGCGGGGCCGATAGAAGCGAGCACTTGTTAAGCGCCAGCTGTGTGCCCGACACCGCTCtcagccccgcccgccccgccccctgcacctgcgcccccccccccgcagctccCACTACTCACGATCGCCGGCAGCCACGGGCTGGGCCGCCTCGGGGGACCAGCGCGGGCCCCCGCACACGCGCACCAGGGCGCGCACGAAGTGGTGGCCGCACAGCCTCTCGGGCGCGCCC is part of the Oryctolagus cuniculus chromosome 16, mOryCun1.1, whole genome shotgun sequence genome and harbors:
- the INSL3 gene encoding insulin-like 3, which gives rise to MDPRPPAWALLLLLLLPPAAVSPLSPAPAPGAPERLCGHHFVRALVRVCGGPRWSPEAAQPVAAGDRDLLRWLEGPHLLHALAAADGDPQPPPRGSRRRRAAGDNPALRCCLRGCDRQDLVSLCPH
- the B3GNT3 gene encoding N-acetyllactosaminide beta-1,3-N-acetylglucosaminyltransferase 3, translating into MRCPRPLRADAGLVLALGALALLVLLGLHVAPPGCPAAEPPRVPREAPTRPTLASPPLPAPCVANASVAAHPEFKAQPAHVRDFLLYRHCRAFPLLQDAPRDKCAGPVFLLLAIKSSPGNYERRELVRRTWGRERRVRGAQLRRLFLVGTAAGAHEARKVNRLLALEAEAHGDILQWAFHDSFFNLTLKQVLFLEWQGHRCADASFVLNGDDDVFAHTDNMVAYLQSQDPGHHLFVGHLIRNVGPIRAPWSKYFVPKLLMAQERYPPYCGGGGFLLSRFTAAALRRAAPALDLFPIDDVFLGMCLQRAGLEPAAHSGVRTGGLRAPSAALSSFDPCFYRELLLVHRFLPYELLLMWEALNQPDLACGRRARIY